A region from the Lemur catta isolate mLemCat1 chromosome 7, mLemCat1.pri, whole genome shotgun sequence genome encodes:
- the LOC123641218 gene encoding olfactory receptor 6M1 — MGNWSTVTEFNLLAFPALLEIRICLFVVLLMTYTLTATGNIIIISLIWTDHRLQTPMYFFLSNLSFLDILYTTVVTPKLLACLLGENKTISFAGCITQTYFYFFLGTVEFILLAVMSFDRYVAICNPLRYTIIVSSRACLLLVLGCWVGAFLSVLVPTIVVTRIPYCRKEINHFFCDIAPLLQVACIDTHLIEKINFLLSALIILSSLAFTAGSYTYIISTILRIPSAQGRQKAFSTCASHITVVSIAYGSNIFVYVRPIQNYSLDFDKVAAVLITVVTPLLNPFIYSLRNEKVKEVLRETMNRIMSSKLRKT; from the coding sequence ATGGGAAATTGGAGCACGGTGACTGAATTCAACCTACTTGCCTTCCCAGCTCTCTTGGAGATTCGAATATGCCTGTTTGTGGTTCTCTTGATGACTTACACATTAACAGCAACAGGAAACATTATCATCATCTCCCTAATATGGACTGATCATCGACTGCAAACCCCAATGTACTTTTTCCTCAGTAATTTGTcctttctggatattttatacaCCACTGTGGTTACCCCGAAATTGCTGGCCTGCCTCCTAGGAGAGAATAAGACCATATCCTTTGCTGGCTGCATTACTCAAAcatatttctacttctttctggGGACAGTGGAGTTTATCCTCTTGGCAGTGATGTCCTTTGACCGCTACGTGGCCATCTGTAACCCCCTGCGCTACACTATCATCGTGAGCAGCAGGGCCTGCCTCCTGCTGGTCCTGGGCTGCTGGGTGGGAGCCTTCCTGTCCGTGTTGGTTCCAACCATTGTAGTGACAAGGATACCTTACTGTAGGAAAGAAATTAACCATTTTTTCTGTGACATTGCCCCTCTTCTACAGGTGGCCTGTATAGATACTCACCTcattgagaaaataaactttctccTCTCTGCCCTTATCATCCTCAGCTCCCTGGCCTTCACTGCTGGGTCCTACACCTACATCATTTCCACCATCCTGCGCATCCCCTCAGCCCAGGGCCGTCAAAAAGCTTTTTCTACCTGCGCTTCTCACATCACCGTTGTCTCCATTGCTTACGGGAGCAACATCTTTGTGTATGTGAGACCTATTCAGAACTATTCACTGGATTTTGACAAGGTAGCTGCTGTTCTCATCACAGTGGTGACCCCCCTTCTGAACCCTTTCATCTACAGCTTGAGGAATGAGAAGGTGAAGGAAGTGTTGAGGGAAACAATGAACAGAATCATGTCTTCAAAACTAAGGAAAACTTAA